A section of the Phycodurus eques isolate BA_2022a chromosome 4, UOR_Pequ_1.1, whole genome shotgun sequence genome encodes:
- the aplp1 gene encoding amyloid beta precursor like protein 1, with amino-acid sequence MGHSAITISLAVLSLYACGSVEALSVSEANGPGPRVAEPQIAMFCGRQLLHMNPQTGQWQPDPQGRKDCFKDPSEILSYCQEMYPALSISHVEEAKSPVNIPYWCKKGWSHCQARPFIVVPYRCLEGEYVSEALLVPDRCRFLHQEKMDACESYVYWHNIAKEACTVDNLELHSYGMLLPCGENFRGVEYVCCPGRSSSSIKAELEEREVLAGHQTSQNSGTLNSAAKVRAPTPSPSPDTDMYETDMEDDEDEVVEEDEEEEEEEEEEQEDDEDEVDEEPLEEEDEEEPVAVRNAEKYEYPIDSGPYQTSDYLDSSYYEKSYKTTTSPLLMKGDSVTTPRPTDGVDVYFEKPVDDTEHANFLRAKTDLEEQRMNRINEIMKEWAEADNESKDLPKSEQQAINEHFQSVLQTLEEQVAGERQRLVETHLARVESILNNNRRLALENYLAAVQSDEPQPEHVLQALKRYMAAEQKDRRHTLRHYQHIVAVDPQKAEQMKFQVYTHLHVIEERMNQSLELLYKDPILVEELRDDIQELVRAERGDISELMTTSFSETHTTEELLPAESEEEKDDEEEEDREFQNRPYPPHVDPQSNKKGDEYDYATSERAPTYEYEEKINTSVELKQVVYKPDEIERDELQPDALETFNRGAMVGLLVVAVAIAMVMVISLLLVRRKPYGIISHGIVEVDPMLTPEERQLTKMQNHGYENPTYKFFEQMN; translated from the exons AGGACTGCTTCAAAGATCCCAGTGAAATTCTCTCCTACTGTCAAGAG ATGTACCCAGCGCTTTCCATCTCCCACGTAGAGGAGGCAAAAAGTCCCGTGAACATCCCTTACTGGTGTAAGAAAGGCTGGAGCCACTGCCAGGCGCGCCCCTTCATAGTGGTGCCCTATCGCTGCCTAG AAGGCGAGTATGTGAGCGAGGCCCTGCTGGTTCCAGACCGATGTCGTTTTCTCCACCAGGAGAAGATGGACGCCTGCGAGAGTTACGTGTACTGGCACAACATTGCAAAGGAG GCGTGCACTGTAGACAATCTGGAGCTTCACAGTTACGGGATGCTTTTGCCTTGTGGAGAAAATTTCCGCGGGGTGGAATATGTATGCTGCCCAGGTCGTAGCAGCTCCAGCATTAAGGCGGAACTGGAGGAAAGAGAAGTCCTGGCTGGCCATCAGACCTCACAGAATAGCGGAACACTCAATTCTGC CGCCAAAGTGAGAGCACCCACCCCGAGCCCCTCCCCCGACACAGACATGTACGAGACGGACATGGAGGACGACGAAGACGAggtggtggaggaagatgaggaggaggaggaggaggaggaggaggagcaagaGGACGATGAGGACGAAGTGGACGAGGAGCCgctggaagaggaggatgaggaggagccCGTAGCAGTGAGAAACGCAGAGAAGTACGAATACCCCATCGACTCCGGTCCCTACCAGACGTCCGACTATCTGGACTCGTCCTACTATGAGAAAAGCTACAAAACCACAACGTCACCACTTCTGATGAAAGGAGACAGCG TGACAACCCCTCGACCCACAGATGGCGTGGACGTTTATTTCGAGAAGCCAGTGGATGACACGGAGCACGCCAACTTCCTGCGTGCCAAAACAGACCTGGAGGAGCAGCGAATGAACCGCATCAATGAG ATCATGAAGGAGTGGGCCGAGGCAGACAACGAGTCAAAGGATCTGCCAAAGTCAGAGCAGCAAGCCATAAATGAG CACTTCCAGTCCGTGCTGCAGACGCTTGAGGAACAAGTggcgggcgagaggcagaggCTGGTGGAGACTCATCTGGCTAGAGTGGAGTCCATCCTCAACAACAACCGGCGGCTGGCCTTGGAGAACTACCTGGCCGCGGTCCAGTCTGACGAGCCGCAG CCGGAGCACGTGCTGCAGGCTCTGAAGCGATACATGGCCGCCGAGCAGAAAGATCGCAGACACACACTCCGGCACTACCAGCACATCGTGGCCGTCGACCCGCAGAAGGCTGAGCAGATGAAATTCCAG GTGTACACACATCTGCATGTGATCGAGGAGAGGATGAACCAGAGTCTGGAGCTGCTCTACAAGGATCCCATCTTGGTTGAGGAGCTCCGTGATGATATCC AAGAGCTGGTGCGAGCCGAGCGGGGCGACATCAGCGAGCTCATGACTACGTCCTTCTCCGAGACGCACACCACCGAGGAGCTTCTGCCAGCTGAGAGCGAGGAAGAGAAGGatgacgaggaagaggaggacagaGAATTCCAGAACAGGCCGTATCCTCCCCATGTTG ACCCGCAGTCTAATAAGAAAG GAGATGAATATGACTATGCCACATCTGAGAGGGCTCCTACTTATGAATATGAGGAAAAG ATCAACACATCTGTCGAACTCAAGCAGGTTGTCTACAAGCCTGACGAGATCGAGAGAGATGAACTC CAACCCGACGCCTTGGAGACGTTTAACCGAGGCGCCATGGTGGGCTTACTGGTGGTGGCCGTGGCCATCGCCATGGTGATGGTCATCAGTCTGTTGCTGGTGCGCAGGAAGCCCTACGGCATCATCAGCCACGGCATCGTCGAG GTGGACCCCATGCTGACCCCAGAAGAACGACAGCTCACCAAAATGCAAAACCACGGCTACGAAAACCCCACGTACAAATTCTTCGAGCAGATGAACTGA